In Zingiber officinale cultivar Zhangliang chromosome 3B, Zo_v1.1, whole genome shotgun sequence, a single window of DNA contains:
- the LOC122054833 gene encoding uncharacterized protein LOC122054833 has translation MKGVLRFEKKGKLSLRYIGPFEILDWIGTAAYQVALPLNLSGVHNVFHISILRRYISNPSHVIGHEFVQWMPDLSYEEVPKQILDCQVRKLRNKETKMVKILWGNQLIEEATWETELDMCNRYPKLFGKSNFEDEIFIRRGEL, from the coding sequence ATGAAGGGGGTATTGAGGTTCGAGAAGAAGGGGAAGCTCAGTTTAAGGTATATTGGGCCTTTTGAGATTCTGGACTGGATTGGAACTGCAGCATACCAAGTTGCTCTACCACTGAACCTGTCAGGAGTTCATAATGTGTTCCACATATCTATACTTAGGAGGTACATCTCTAACCCTTCTCATGTGATTGGTCATGAATTCGTGCAGTGGATGCCGGATCTGTCCTATGAGGAGGTGCCGAAACAAATCCTTGATTGTCAAGTCCGAAAGCTGAGGAATAAGGAGACCAAAATGGTGAAGATTCTATGGGGAAATCAGCTTATAGAGGAAGCTACATGGGAGACTGAACTGGATATGTGCAACCGCTACCCCAAACTATTTGGTAAGTCAAATTTTGAGGATGAAATTTTTATAAGGAGGGGAGAATTGTAA